A genomic segment from Flammeovirga pectinis encodes:
- the fucK gene encoding L-fuculokinase — MEKNIVMVLDCGATNVRAIAIDQEGQLIAKHAVPNVARKDPNHSDYTIWDIEEILDKLSFCTKKVLAEIDPKKVTSIGVSTFGVDGAFVDGKGGLISPVIAWKCKRTIPVLTSIDKYFNKEDLFLSSGVGYFSFNTINKMIWYKENEDNTIQTAKHWLFISSLIGQRLTGEFYTDHTMAGTAQLCDLETQDFDTSILDKLGVEKSLFPPLKYAGETVGTLHSKGADLLGLPKGVEVKSVGHDTQFALFGAGMDEKNAVVSSGTWEILMVQSHKVDLTPDLMDKGITVEFDAQKGMYNVGVQWMASANIEWLRSTFFKDLPSETVYDVMIAEAKEAVETDVSIVPLFQPDQSITLTGVGLTTTRGEISKAFFIALSKKLKEAITLLEGVVGFSIEKITCVGGGSKNAYWNQLKAEATNCPVVTIQEKETTVLGAAFFLLGGNSFEAKNVRQNYAYQFQNFTPKQEHITV; from the coding sequence ATGGAAAAAAATATTGTAATGGTATTAGATTGCGGTGCAACAAATGTACGTGCAATTGCCATAGATCAAGAAGGGCAATTAATAGCCAAACATGCAGTACCTAATGTCGCTAGAAAAGACCCAAATCATTCTGATTATACAATTTGGGACATAGAAGAAATCTTAGATAAGCTAAGCTTTTGTACTAAAAAAGTGTTAGCAGAGATCGATCCTAAAAAAGTAACTAGTATTGGGGTAAGTACATTTGGTGTAGATGGTGCTTTTGTAGATGGAAAAGGGGGGCTTATAAGTCCTGTTATTGCATGGAAATGCAAAAGAACAATTCCAGTTCTAACATCAATTGATAAGTATTTTAATAAAGAAGATCTTTTCCTTTCTTCTGGTGTAGGTTATTTCAGTTTCAATACTATAAATAAAATGATATGGTATAAAGAGAATGAAGATAACACTATACAGACGGCTAAACATTGGTTGTTTATTTCTTCTTTAATTGGACAGCGTCTAACGGGAGAGTTTTATACAGACCATACAATGGCAGGAACAGCTCAGTTATGTGATTTAGAAACGCAAGATTTTGATACGTCAATTTTAGATAAATTGGGTGTAGAAAAATCTTTATTCCCACCTTTAAAATATGCAGGAGAAACGGTTGGAACGCTACATTCTAAAGGTGCAGATTTACTAGGATTGCCAAAAGGTGTAGAAGTGAAATCTGTAGGGCACGATACACAATTTGCCTTATTTGGTGCAGGTATGGATGAAAAAAATGCCGTAGTCAGTTCTGGCACATGGGAAATCCTTATGGTACAATCACATAAAGTAGACCTTACTCCAGACCTTATGGATAAAGGAATTACTGTTGAATTTGATGCTCAAAAAGGAATGTACAATGTAGGTGTGCAATGGATGGCATCTGCAAATATTGAGTGGTTAAGAAGTACTTTCTTTAAAGACTTACCTTCAGAAACTGTCTATGATGTTATGATTGCAGAGGCAAAAGAAGCAGTAGAAACAGATGTATCTATAGTACCTCTTTTTCAGCCAGACCAATCTATAACACTTACAGGAGTAGGACTCACAACAACGAGAGGCGAAATTTCAAAAGCCTTTTTTATTGCATTAAGTAAAAAATTAAAAGAGGCCATTACTCTGTTAGAAGGAGTGGTTGGGTTCTCAATAGAAAAGATAACATGTGTTGGCGGAGGTTCTAAAAATGCGTATTGGAATCAACTAAAAGCAGAGGCTACAAATTGCCCTGTAGTAACAATACAAGAAAAGGAAACAACGGTACTTGGTGCAGCCTTCTTTTTACTAGGAGGTAATAGTTTTGAAGCCAAAAATGTGCGACAAAACTATGCATATCAGTTCCAAAACTTCACTCCAAAACAAGAACACATCACAGTTTAA
- a CDS encoding bestrophin family protein, whose amino-acid sequence MIVNKNLSFRNVLSFTWFHIVWIICWVTFASFLFQTLNWKFLSMPWLPISIIGTAVSFYVGFKNNQSYDRLWEARKIWGGIINSSRKFGAMVKSYVSDLNVEATEGELYAIKKRLIYRHIAWNYVLRKQLLVPTPWEHLSQGKTMNMMIKKRMKDYGIGLVDNNEIDEILSQFLDTLEKDKLLTYKNVATQLIDLQAQDLLQLRKAGLIDDFRHMELQKILNDFYDYQGKCERIKKFPLPRQYGGMSGVFVGIFIFLLPFGMIPEFEKFGHIGGWLAIPATSLIAWVFLMMELVGDYSENPFEGLGNDIPMMSLCRVIEIDLRDMLDEKDLPEPIKAKKGILM is encoded by the coding sequence ATGATTGTAAATAAAAATTTATCGTTTAGAAACGTTCTTAGCTTTACTTGGTTTCATATTGTTTGGATTATCTGTTGGGTAACTTTTGCCAGTTTTCTATTTCAGACATTAAACTGGAAGTTTTTAAGTATGCCTTGGTTGCCTATATCAATAATAGGTACAGCAGTCTCTTTTTATGTAGGTTTTAAAAATAACCAGTCGTATGATAGGTTATGGGAAGCACGAAAAATTTGGGGTGGTATTATAAACTCAAGCAGAAAATTTGGAGCAATGGTTAAATCATACGTTTCAGATTTAAATGTAGAAGCTACTGAAGGGGAGCTTTATGCTATTAAAAAGCGGTTAATATACAGACACATTGCATGGAATTATGTACTTAGAAAGCAATTATTAGTACCTACACCGTGGGAACATTTATCGCAAGGAAAAACAATGAACATGATGATTAAAAAGCGTATGAAAGATTACGGCATTGGTCTTGTTGATAATAATGAAATAGACGAAATTTTATCTCAATTTCTTGACACCTTAGAGAAAGACAAATTACTTACCTACAAGAATGTTGCTACTCAATTAATAGATCTACAAGCACAAGATTTATTACAGTTACGTAAAGCAGGGTTGATAGATGATTTCAGACACATGGAATTACAGAAAATCTTGAATGATTTTTATGATTATCAAGGTAAATGTGAGCGTATTAAGAAATTTCCATTACCAAGACAGTATGGAGGAATGAGTGGCGTATTTGTAGGCATTTTTATTTTCTTATTGCCATTTGGTATGATTCCAGAATTTGAAAAATTTGGTCATATTGGTGGTTGGCTAGCTATTCCTGCTACAAGTTTAATTGCTTGGGTATTTCTAATGATGGAATTAGTAGGTGATTATTCTGAAAACCCATTTGAAGGATTAGGAAATGATATCCCAATGATGTCTTTATGTAGAGTTATAGAAATTGACCTTAGAGATATGTTAGATGAAAAAGATCTCCCTGAGCCTATAAAAGCAAAAAAAGGTATTTTAATGTAA
- the fucI gene encoding L-fucose isomerase, producing the protein MVLNETNLPKIGIRPTIDARLGGVRESLEEQTMKMAQNVKEFLEANLKHPNGMPVQCVLADGTIGRVSEASACAEKFVRENVGLSLTVTPCWCYGSETIDLTPHIPKAIWGFNGTERPGAVYLAAALAGHSQKGVPAFSIYSHEVQEAGDNEIPADVQKKLLKFSRAGLAVASMKGKSYLSIGSVSMGIAGSIIDETFFQEFLGMRNEYVDMSEVARRIEENIFDPEEYEIALAWAKENCKEGIDVNEGDAIRSQENKDKVWEKVVKMTLIARDLMEGNPKLKALGFGEEALGHNALAAGFQGQRQWTDYQPNGDFMEAILNSSFDWNGIRQPYMMATENDSLNGITMLFGNLLTNQAQIFADVRTYWSPESVERVTGEKLEGVASQGIIHLINSGSATLDGTGQQSDAKGNPVMKPFWEITEEEKEKCLQNTTWPPAVHEYFRGGGFSSQFLTKGGMPVTMARINLIKGVGPVIQIAEGWSVDLPENVHKTLDQRTNETWPTTWFVPRLTGKGAFKDVYSVMANWGANHSAFSYGHYGEELITLASMLRIPVCMHNVDENDIFRPSSWAGHGMDTEGSDYRACSNYGPLYK; encoded by the coding sequence ATGGTACTTAATGAAACTAATCTACCGAAAATCGGTATTCGCCCAACAATTGATGCAAGACTTGGTGGTGTAAGAGAATCACTAGAAGAGCAAACAATGAAAATGGCTCAGAACGTAAAGGAATTTTTGGAAGCTAATTTAAAGCACCCAAATGGAATGCCTGTACAATGTGTTCTTGCCGATGGTACAATTGGTAGAGTAAGTGAAGCAAGTGCTTGTGCTGAAAAATTTGTAAGAGAAAATGTTGGACTATCACTAACTGTTACGCCTTGTTGGTGTTATGGTAGCGAAACAATAGATTTAACACCTCATATTCCAAAAGCAATTTGGGGCTTTAATGGTACAGAAAGACCAGGTGCTGTATATTTAGCTGCAGCGTTGGCAGGACATAGCCAAAAAGGAGTACCTGCATTTAGTATTTATAGCCATGAGGTTCAAGAAGCAGGAGATAATGAAATTCCTGCAGATGTACAGAAAAAATTATTAAAATTCTCTAGAGCTGGTCTTGCGGTAGCTTCTATGAAAGGAAAGTCGTATTTATCTATTGGTTCGGTATCAATGGGTATTGCGGGTTCTATTATAGACGAAACATTTTTCCAAGAGTTTTTAGGTATGAGAAACGAATACGTGGACATGTCTGAAGTTGCTAGAAGAATTGAAGAAAATATTTTTGACCCAGAAGAGTATGAAATCGCTTTAGCTTGGGCAAAAGAAAATTGTAAAGAAGGGATAGACGTTAACGAAGGTGATGCAATCAGATCCCAAGAGAATAAAGATAAAGTTTGGGAGAAAGTTGTGAAAATGACTTTGATTGCAAGAGATTTAATGGAGGGTAATCCTAAATTAAAAGCTCTAGGTTTTGGAGAAGAAGCATTAGGACATAATGCCTTAGCAGCAGGTTTCCAAGGGCAACGTCAGTGGACAGATTACCAGCCAAACGGTGATTTTATGGAAGCAATCCTAAATTCATCATTTGATTGGAACGGAATACGTCAGCCGTATATGATGGCTACAGAAAATGATTCTCTAAATGGCATCACAATGTTATTTGGAAACTTATTGACTAACCAAGCTCAAATTTTTGCTGATGTTAGAACATATTGGTCGCCAGAATCTGTAGAAAGAGTTACAGGAGAGAAATTAGAAGGTGTGGCAAGTCAGGGTATTATTCACTTAATAAATTCAGGTTCTGCTACTTTAGATGGTACAGGTCAACAATCTGATGCAAAAGGAAACCCTGTAATGAAGCCTTTCTGGGAAATTACAGAAGAAGAAAAAGAAAAGTGTTTACAAAATACAACTTGGCCTCCTGCAGTACATGAGTATTTTAGAGGTGGAGGTTTCTCTTCTCAATTCTTAACTAAAGGTGGAATGCCAGTAACAATGGCAAGAATTAACCTTATTAAAGGCGTTGGACCTGTAATTCAGATTGCAGAAGGTTGGAGTGTAGACTTACCAGAAAATGTACATAAAACATTAGATCAGAGAACAAACGAGACATGGCCAACAACTTGGTTTGTACCAAGATTAACAGGCAAAGGAGCATTTAAAGATGTATATTCTGTAATGGCAAACTGGGGTGCAAACCATAGTGCTTTCTCTTATGGTCATTATGGCGAAGAGCTAATTACATTGGCTTCTATGTTACGTATTCCTGTTTGTATGCATAATGTTGATGAAAACGATATTTTCCGTCCTAGTTCTTGGGCAGGGCATGGAATGGATACTGAAGGAAGTGATTATAGAGCATGCTCTAATTACGGGCCTTTGTATAAATAA
- a CDS encoding CAP domain-containing protein, translated as MKKFITASLITFAIISCKKDEKVEPLKKENNIELLSQSFKSKRDSIAAEVAKKGKVKADSTGKTGATGSKSSGGTTIVKKNPPKSTTPTTGSGSTSKGNTGTGSHVNTGGGSKSTTPSQGIPPKKINGLNSPTSSTGIVAYSTTTKSGKADTDLLSLKELSDLVYLSTVTPAQEKWSREFVAECNKARAAFASGEAAWENYVLNDLQISRQKFIDNEISYVNVVRDINNLKFYSQPKSSQLNPQPLSYNKDLTIGSVKWQKFMLSAKDANSGKHLAHEDVGGKLGFDLSTKAEGRGTAAEVVAGGTTARQAVIDWIRDNGNKHTNWGHRTNILSADYLKAGGFADVTISKGQAKSVGRFTW; from the coding sequence ATGAAAAAATTTATTACAGCCTCTCTCATTACATTTGCTATAATTTCTTGTAAAAAAGATGAAAAAGTAGAGCCATTAAAAAAAGAAAATAATATTGAATTATTATCCCAGTCTTTTAAAAGTAAAAGAGATAGTATTGCAGCAGAAGTTGCAAAAAAAGGAAAAGTTAAAGCAGACTCAACAGGAAAAACTGGAGCAACTGGAAGTAAGTCTTCTGGAGGAACAACAATCGTTAAAAAGAATCCTCCTAAATCAACTACTCCAACTACTGGTTCTGGTAGTACAAGTAAAGGAAATACAGGAACGGGTTCTCATGTTAATACTGGTGGTGGTTCTAAATCAACTACACCTTCACAAGGAATTCCTCCTAAAAAAATAAATGGTTTAAATTCTCCTACCTCTTCTACAGGTATTGTAGCATATAGTACTACTACAAAATCAGGAAAGGCAGATACAGATTTACTTTCTTTAAAAGAATTAAGTGATTTAGTTTATTTAAGTACTGTAACACCTGCACAAGAAAAATGGTCTCGTGAATTTGTTGCTGAATGTAATAAAGCTAGAGCGGCATTTGCTAGTGGAGAAGCAGCTTGGGAAAATTATGTATTAAATGATTTACAGATTTCAAGACAAAAATTTATTGATAATGAAATCAGTTATGTAAACGTTGTTAGAGATATCAATAATTTGAAATTTTACTCTCAACCTAAAAGTTCACAATTAAATCCTCAACCTTTATCTTATAATAAAGATTTAACCATTGGTAGTGTTAAGTGGCAAAAATTTATGTTATCTGCAAAAGATGCTAATAGTGGTAAACATTTAGCACATGAAGATGTTGGTGGAAAATTAGGTTTTGATTTATCTACAAAAGCTGAAGGTAGAGGTACTGCTGCTGAAGTTGTAGCAGGTGGAACTACTGCTCGTCAAGCTGTAATTGATTGGATTAGAGATAATGGAAACAAGCATACAAACTGGGGACATAGAACAAATATTTTAAGTGCGGATTATCTTAAAGCTGGTGGTTTTGCAGATGTAACAATTTCTAAAGGTCAGGCTAAATCTGTAGGTAGATTTACTTGGTAA